The Campylobacter sp. MIT 99-7217 genome contains a region encoding:
- a CDS encoding 3'-5' exonuclease: MSRQQIDELIAKLGKESKPYNWLKEEISKIEELEFMDFDLDMLELLGLGIFLNANNEISLKTRTTKIKEEIFCVVDIETSGSIRSGQIIEIGAVKIQNSKEIARFQSLIKATDIPPNIEELTGINLTMLKNAPSLASVLNEFRIFLKDSIFVAHNVNFDYNFISSSLSACDFGILLNKKLCTIELARRIILSERYGLDSLKEILNINTPHHRALSDALAASEILKYCLSKLPRHIKTTEELIGFSKSATLKSKLAQAQQSKL; this comes from the coding sequence TTGAGCAGACAACAAATTGATGAGCTAATCGCTAAGCTTGGCAAAGAAAGTAAGCCTTATAATTGGCTCAAAGAAGAAATTTCTAAGATCGAAGAACTTGAATTTATGGATTTTGATCTTGATATGTTGGAGCTTTTAGGACTTGGAATTTTCCTTAATGCTAATAATGAAATTTCTTTAAAGACAAGAACAACCAAGATCAAAGAAGAAATTTTTTGCGTAGTGGATATAGAAACAAGTGGAAGCATTAGAAGTGGGCAGATCATAGAAATTGGTGCTGTTAAAATTCAAAACTCAAAAGAGATCGCCCGCTTTCAAAGCCTTATAAAAGCTACTGATATACCGCCAAATATCGAAGAGCTTACAGGTATAAATCTCACCATGCTAAAAAACGCTCCAAGCCTTGCTAGCGTGCTTAATGAATTTAGAATCTTCCTTAAAGATAGTATTTTCGTAGCTCATAATGTAAATTTTGACTATAATTTTATATCAAGCTCTTTAAGTGCTTGTGATTTTGGCATACTTTTAAACAAAAAGCTTTGCACCATAGAGCTTGCTCGCAGAATCATCTTATCAGAAAGATACGGACTTGATAGCTTGAAAGAAATTTTAAATATCAATACCCCTCATCACAGAGCCTTAAGCGATGCTCTAGCAGCAAGTGAAATTTTAAAATACTGCCTTTCAAAACTGCCAAGACACATAAAAACTACAGAAGAACTGATAGGCTTTAGTAAAAGTGCAACACTTAAATCAAAACTTGCCCAAGCACAACAATCAAAGCTTTAA